A window of Corvus hawaiiensis isolate bCorHaw1 chromosome 15, bCorHaw1.pri.cur, whole genome shotgun sequence genomic DNA:
tctcaaataaaaatatcatgTGATACTGCCCAATGGCACTCACTACTCCACAATAACAAGTAGTTAGCAATATTCCCTGAGAGGTGTAACAGTCCTCAGTAACAGTCTCAGTAACAGTCCTCTTGCACAGACACAAGATTTGGCATCTGATGACATCTCAAAGGGAACAATGAAGAATAATCACACAAAACTATAATGTCTACTTCAAATTAAGAACAATTATCTTACCCAATTACAAAGCAAAACCTGCTTATGAAGAAATAATAACTGGTACTATACAGgaataaagtgatttttaaCTACTGGATACCAACATTCTAGTCGGGAGTAGTTAATATAAATCCTTAAATTTGCAGATTACCTCCATGAAGAGACAAGCAAGGATAAGAGGCCCTCATTAAATCTTTCAACAACCCATCGGCGTGTTCTTGTTTATCTACAAATATAATAACAGATCCTTTCTCCTGATAGTGTCCCAGTAGCTCCAGTAACTTCAGAAACTTGTTCTCCTCCTCTATGACAATCTGGAAAAAGACATacaaaagcaaagtagaaagaGTATAATTTGTATCTTGAGTCATTAAACGAATTCAGAGTttataaaagtaaaaatcaagAACAGGAGATGACTTTTTCAGGCTGTTCCCATACCTAGTGGTAAAACTGCTGTTCATCTTAGTGCTACAAAccaactttaaaaattacactGCATTTGCAGATTAGGGTGTTGATTTATTTTGAGTTCATGTTTAATAAGGCCACtaaacttctaaaaataaaaactctgtGGGTATACTGGCTTATATTCAACATTGCTGGGAACAACCTTTTGCcagcaaatgagaaaataagCAAGGCAGATGTGTGATACTGACCACATGTTGCTCCACATCAGAACAGACAACACTTCTGCCTCCAACCTGCACTTCTATAGGTTTACTGAGGATCCTGCGAGCCAGGGCCTCCATAGCTCTGGGAAAAGTAGCAGAGAACATGACAGTCTGACGGTCAGGCCTGACGTTGTCTACAATGCGCATAACCTGTGGTACGAGAACATTCCCTGTTAATATCCAAGTGCTGTAACTCAATTTCGCACACATACAAAGCTGTCATCTTTAAAGTCAGGTAGTATCTGCACCTCACAGACTACAAAACATTCTTTATGGATTTCCTCTTGGCACCAAGCTGCCAGCATTGGACGACAGGCAAAACTTGCTGGATTGAAAACTAAGTTGCATGGCAATATGCAATCTGGCAGCATCTCAGCAAAAATCATAGGAAATGAAGCAGAAACCCTACAGctcaagaaataaataaaaggaattttccTAGTTTTGGAGAACAGTATAGCCCATGACAACTGAAAGAGCCCTGGGTGTCCAAAGTTCTCAGCAAGTAATTAGTCAGCAGCACTTCCAACATTTTGCTCCTATCTCTTGCCAAGAGGCATCAAAGACTTGATAAACACATTACAACTACTAATACAACACCTGTATCAAGGGATTACACAGGGATACAACATGGCCACAAGTATTCAAAATGAGTGTGTAAAACACCCTGTGTATTACAGAAAAATCTAAGCTATACAGGAATTTATTGAAAGTAAAACATAGAATCctgaatgctttgggttggaacgaaccttaaagatcttctagttccaaccccttgccatgggcagggagggataccttccactagacgtGAGGATAACGTGATGTTATAATAATGTGACAATAGATgtgaaaataatagaaatactAGAGTCAGCTTAAACTGCTGTCCATATGCAGCACACCCTTTTGAACACCCACTGACAGTGTAGTAATAATGTAGCATTGCAAAATCCTTGATGTGGAAAATAGCATCTTTTGGCACCATCCCTCATGTCATGAATTACCTGAGGCTCAAACCCCATGTCAAACATTCTGTCAGCTTCATCAAGTACAACGTACGTGACTCTACGGAGATTTGTCACCCGACCtgtgaaaggagaggaaaaaacacatgggaaacaaaaccaaatggaAATCTAGTTTCCcttaggaatatttttttaaatgttatatAGTCTCACTATCTTCTAATAAAGacattaattaatattttaaaaaattcactAGATGTGAATTTTAATGTTCACACTTTAATCACACATACATTCTGGGAAATGTGTAAGTATGCACAAGGCCCTTTTAGTTTGTCAAACTCTTCTCTTGCATACCATCATAGGGCCAGAAGAAcctgaaaaattcagaaaactgCCCTCGCCAAAACACATCATAAAACTAAGACTGAGCTGAAGCAAGGAGCCACATCAGCCAGTATCTGACAGCGGCACCTAGAAAAGAACATATTAGAGATTACAGCGCATGTGTGGAAGGCAAAGCCCAGTGCTAACTGCTGCAGCCTCAGAAAATTCCTTTATACACAACCTGTAATGCTTCCTTGGAGCTAAGAATAACTATTTGAGGATAATCATACTAGTTCTAGATCACTGCTAATAATAGGCATAAAACAGAGTAAGCAAGTCTTTTCAAAATGACTATATAAAGATTAAAACCTACCCAGTAACACTCCTGAATTTAAAATCGAGAACCACCCCAAATTCTGGGACAGgttgaaataaaataagcaaGTTGTGTTTCTGTGAACATTTTGAAATTATCATGGACAGGATAATTAGCACCCTtcccaaacaaacagcaaagagACTCCCTTTCATGAGAAGGACTTAACTCAAGGATTTTAGAATCATACTGTCAAACAATATAAATGCATTCAGTTCCACAAAACTGTGGAGTGACACTGCCAAATGCTCTCAGAATGGAAAAGATTTGTTACATTTTCTACAACTATCACTCAGACTTGTGCCTATCAACCTACAGAAGAATTTGGTCCTCTCAGCTTTAGCAAATTGTAGCTGAATCCTCAAATTACTTAGGACATTACGCGCTGCATTTTTTAACATACGGAATTCATACTTAAGGAACAAAGTAAGTATTTCTTAATATCTACATATCTATTTAACATCTTAACACTTTCATCCCCAAATAGTAACTTCGTAAAATTACTTGGGAACAGCATTAATGTACCTACCTTTGACGATTTAAGTCTTGGAAGCCCAGTTCTATATGTCTTGAAGGTACTTTTTTCACAGAAGTTAAATAATGTCAACAGTTTAGTAGAGGTTTTGATGTggaataatttaataataaaactttATCTAATAAGCATGCAATGGTTACACTAGGACAAAACCTCTTAAAGCTGCAGTGGCTTGGTTTAATCAAACGGAATATCTGATATAAGGTCAGTTCTTTTACTTTTGAGCAGGTATTTAGGGAGGGCTTCTTTATCTATTTTTTAGAGCAAACAGATAAAGGCAGAGTCAGATGCTCTTGTAAAGTGGGGAACTGCTGAGCTACTCTAACATGAATAACAGATCAACGGGCAGACAAAATAAGCAACTGTTACATAACCTTTATCTAAACGACTTGAAGTTAAAAAATTTGGACCAGCACATCTCAAGTTTAGCAATGATAAACATTCTCAAAAATGCTTCAAGAATGTAGTATTTCCTGTCCTCCCAAAAAAAGTCAAACCAATATATGCTTAAACCTGTTATTAGTGCTATATATTCTCAAAAGCTAGATAGTGCAGCCTGAAGAGATATAAGAAAATTCCATAAGACCATTTAGCAAAATACATGATCTTCTGAATTTGTTAGAATTACACAACAAATGTAAAAAATTCTCCAAAGGAAAAGGTTTTCTACTCACCATTGTTAGCTGCTAACATGTCAATCATACGTCCAGGTGTGCAAACAATAATTTCAGCACCTCTTTTGAGTTCAGCTATCTGATTTCAAAACACAGTAAACAATCTATTAGTTTTTGCTTTGTgatttctttcaggttttttaaaacatatatcaccttgcaaaaaagaaaaccacctaCATTGTAATACAGCTGTTCTACTAATGTGAATTAGGTAAAGATTTTTCATTAGCAATTTCTTTAAGTCTTCAGAAAACTTTGCTTCCAAAAAGAGTAATCCCTGACAGCCTGAGTTACCCCCACCTGAAGTAGTTTTAATGAGGATATTTCTTCAATGCAGTTAAGAGCCTGTAAGAAATGTCAGTGTTACATCAGGGACAAGTGATAGCAGACACACCATGTTCCATCACAGATGATCACTCCTGTTGTTTCCATAAATGGGTGGGATGGGGGTGTGGAAACCCTTGAAATTAATCTCTAAATTACTTCAAGATGCAATATTTGATAATGCAATAAACCAATGTTAtcattttctggctttttttatCTTAAGGGGAACTCTCAGAAAAATACAGCTTCTTAGTAACTTTCAAATTATTATATCCCACTAATAattcaattttaatttaatggTCAGTACATACATAAAGAGAAACAGTCTGAAACATTTAAGGATTGTATTTGAGACTTTCCAAAATCTGTATGTTTAAGGCTAAGTTACATGCAAAGCTTTTTGCATTATTACCATTCCCACTGAGCAGATCAATAATGAAGACTGCAAATGTACTGGAatcatggaaaaggaaaatcaacTAATTTTGCTGCAAAAGTAACATTAACTAATAAAGCCCAAGCATTCTTTGACAAGACAGGCATGTGTTTTGCATACCTGTTCACTGATTCCTGTTCCTCCATAAACACAGACAACTCGAAGCCCAAGTGTCTTTGAGAATTTCTTGCACTCCTTGGTAATCTGCAAAGCCAACTCACGTGTAGGTGTCATAATGacagctgaaaagcaaaacattttcatcaTACATTGCAATATAAGAGATCTTATAATTTACACAATAGAAATTAATCTTTTGTAATGATGTTTACAGCAATTTACTTCCTATTTTTAAGAATGCAATTTCAAGGAAAAGATAATTGAGACTATGAGGAAGGAGTGGAAATCTGGTCCAAATCTAAAAATCAAAGGAGCAAGGTCTCCCAGATATGTGGACATGGGAGTGCTATTGAAACAACATTAAATAGCACTGTGATCATAAAACAACATTAAAGAGCATGGTGAtcattaactaaaaaaaaagccacttatCAATGGATATTAGTAAGCACTTCTCCCTATGACCAAGAGAAGAACTGAAATCCCATCTAAAGCATATACTTGAggttatatttatttaaatagtaactttgaaaataaaatctttttacCTATGGgaccttctccttcttctaatGCTCTCTGATCCATAATGTGTCTGAACATGGGCAAAAGAAATGCAATAGTCTTTCCACTTCCTGTTTTAGCAATGCCAATCAAATCCCGTCCATTCATAATTGCTGGAATAGCCTGGGTTTGAATGGGAGTGGGCTTTTCATACCCATGtcttaaagaaggaaaaaaaaaatttttaagaacaaaatagAATTTGACAGATGTGAATCATGATGTCATGCtaaatttttttgcatattcatatttatatatacataccAGTGCAATTCAAAAAGTACAGTTCAAAATGAGCAGCAAAAACATGATACAAACGGCAGAGACTAGTTAATAACAGTAATTGAACACTGAGTGACAAACACTCTGATGACTATGTAACACTTGCAGACCTGGACATGTGGCATTATGCAACAAAGTAAAAGGTCCTTCTCATGGACATGCCACAGAACACAGTGAGCAAAATCAAGGATGATACAGTTCATTAAGTGCTTGCTTACTTTTTGAGGGCAGTGAGAATCTTCATGGAAATACCACATTGTACCCAGGTTTTTATTGGTTTGGGACAGCCTTTTCCCTTGACTGTAATTccttccagctccagcctgtaCACATTTACCTCTGCAATAGAGTTTACATTATAACAGAGTCAAACTTGACACTTCTCTACTACCTTGATCAAAAAACTCTTGCTTTGTCCCTTAACATGAAATACTAATTTTATCACTaccagaaaaacagctttttgcTTGTTACACGTGAACACAGGAGTTAGGCTGAAAGGACTCAGATTAATTTTCCAACCAAAGACTCATATATAATTATGGTAAGTTATCAACAATAGTGAGGCACCTGATTTAACACTTTTCTATAGCAAGCTGCTCCAAATGCTTTTTATATTCCGAAAGCATTTGCTGTTCCACAGCACACTGAAATCCACCATTCTTTTCTTTAATAGTGCACAAGGTGTTCTGGTTGTATTTGTCTTTACCTTCTTGAGTCATTTTAGCTAGTTCTGGTACTTCAACATAGAAGTTTTTCCTGAAAGGTTCATATTCTATCTTTCCATGATCCACTGGTTCTAGCAGCTTTCTCTGCTTGGTCTGATAGCCAGTCAGGGCAGTCTGAAGATCAACTTCCTCCTCTTCTGAGGAATACTGTAGAGATCACAATTTGTGTGTATATTAGGATTAATGAATTATGATggtgtttccttttttcatttatagCGAAACTATTCAGAAGAAACAAGTACTTCTTACTGTATTAGACATGAAACTGAAGAGCTGCTCTCAGCTTAAGAGGCCCAGTTGTTCCTTCCCCTAATTCTTTCATGTTTCTCCCAAACCTTAACTCTCACCATGTTCTGTATCACTTTCACAACTTTACCAATGCCAGCTACCAGGCCTGACATTCAGAAATAATCACTGCCATACAAaagaaacagtaagaaaaagcagccaaCCAGCAGACTAGTGTCCCACTGCAGTCACAGATCTGACAGATGTCCCCACCTCAGCTTTGAAGGAGCACCAATAGCACTGGAACTGCAGCCACAAAGCATGGCCTGACGTGGCTGAGCTCCAGGGCCTGCAGGTTATTGAGTCTGTGACTCAGGCAAGGCTGTCCCTCCACAGCCTCCCGAGCAGCAAAATACCCACACCCTTCACAGCTCTTCAggccaaacacacacacaaccacAGGAAGCAAGAAGAGGCACTTTGCCTTTTCacaggagaaatgaaaaatatttccattaccTCCATTGCATCTTGGTCATTCTCCATGAGctcccctttcttcttttctgactCAGCAGCTGCCTTTTTGGTTGTCACCACGGTTACCACCTTGGTAACAGTTGGTCCAGTTTTCtataagaacagtttaaaaaaattaatgcactactgtataaaacaaaacccatcctGTAAAAAACATACAGAATATTTGTACTTCTGGATGCATTATGCTgagcattttttccccacttccctCAGTGAAATGTTGTAAGAAAAATGCTTGCTAAAACAGTTGCATAAAAACACCAGGAAATGAAAGTGAAAGCAAACATGCATTAAGTGCATCtaaattcttgcttttttgcacttcccccatttttttccaagccATTTTGCTACTAAAACACAAAGTTatctttgccttttaaaaataagtaatctTTAACAGGTGATTTTACCTTTTCACTCCCACCTCCACCTTTCACACTTCTCATATTGAACTTCTTGACCTCTTCTTTTACTTCTTCCATATAAGCATCTAAAGGATCTAACTCCTCATCTTCAACCTCAttgccttctttttctccttctgcagtTTCCTCTTCATCATCTAATAACAGCAAAAAAGATAGGGATAAAAGACAGGGAAAGATGTAAGTCCTTGTATGTGTCAAATTATTGTCTATCCAAATAATTACAGCCCAGTGTTGTTACTAtataatttttcctaatacaaaTCTCTCCAGTTGGTTTATCAAAAATGTATCTTAAACCATTTGACACCATGACCAGATTTAGGCTTTATCGTTTTATGGTTCATATTCTGAAGAGTAATTAGATGCTTTAAGatattgtaataaaaatattactagGAACAAAAGTATTCTGTTATATATAAAGAGGTTAAATACCATCATCATCTTCTAAactccattttttcccctgtttcatctcttcaatttctttttttagctcTCCTATGTTTTCCATTGCCTTCTTGCGTTGTTCTTCCCTCCATTTCTCCACTCTTTCTTTTCgttttctcatttcttcttctAGTTTGTTCTGATCAAAATTCTATgataaaaaccaaccaaacaatgaaaattaataGCTGCTGGCTTTAGCCTATGCTTATTTAAACAAACATAACCATTGAGTAAGCATGCTGCAGAAGACTGGACATCCACAAACTTATCTTGTAAATTTACAAGTGCTAAAAGTCTCTACCTCAGTAGCCACGGCATTTGTGGTAGCATCTTtatccttctcttcctctttgtcgtctttgtcttttttcttttctttggaaacTTCCACaccttctgtcttttctttagATCTTGATCTGAAAGGTAAGATCAAAGGTTTCTTAGAACATTACAGCTTTCCTCAGGGGGAGGATACATA
This region includes:
- the DDX46 gene encoding probable ATP-dependent RNA helicase DDX46, with the protein product MGRESRHYRKRSASRGRSGSRSRSRSPSDKRKREDRRSRSRDRDRRRERSRSRDKRRSRSRDRKRQRRSRSRERERSRERRRSRSRERRRSRSRSRGRRSRSSSPSKNRKTENRSRSKEKTEGVEVSKEKKKDKDDKEEEKDKDATTNAVATENFDQNKLEEEMRKRKERVEKWREEQRKKAMENIGELKKEIEEMKQGKKWSLEDDDDDEEETAEGEKEGNEVEDEELDPLDAYMEEVKEEVKKFNMRSVKGGGGSEKKTGPTVTKVVTVVTTKKAAAESEKKKGELMENDQDAMEYSSEEEEVDLQTALTGYQTKQRKLLEPVDHGKIEYEPFRKNFYVEVPELAKMTQEEVNVYRLELEGITVKGKGCPKPIKTWVQCGISMKILTALKKHGYEKPTPIQTQAIPAIMNGRDLIGIAKTGSGKTIAFLLPMFRHIMDQRALEEGEGPIAVIMTPTRELALQITKECKKFSKTLGLRVVCVYGGTGISEQIAELKRGAEIIVCTPGRMIDMLAANNGRVTNLRRVTYVVLDEADRMFDMGFEPQVMRIVDNVRPDRQTVMFSATFPRAMEALARRILSKPIEVQVGGRSVVCSDVEQHVIVIEEENKFLKLLELLGHYQEKGSVIIFVDKQEHADGLLKDLMRASYPCLSLHGGIDQYDRDSIINDFKNGTCKLLVATSVAARGLDVKQLMLVVNYSCPNHYEDYVHRAGRTGRAGNKGYAYTFITEDQARYAGDIIKALELSGNPIPTDLEKLWADFKDQQKAEGKLIKKSSGFSGKGFKFDETEQALANERKKLQKAALGLQDSDDEDTAVDIDEQIESMFNSKKRVKDMAAPGTSNAPTPSAGNAEKLEIAKRLALRINAQKNLGAEAQVMVPFHFKDVMQQATNAILRGGTIQAPTVSAKTIAEQLAEKINAKLNYVPIEKQEEEKQDGGQNESFKRYEEELEINDFPQTARWKVTSKEALQRISEYSEAAITIRGTYFPPGKEPKEGERKIYLAIESANELAVQKAKAEITRLIKEELIRLQNSYQPTNKGRYKVL